The Cryptococcus neoformans var. neoformans B-3501A chromosome 7, whole genome shotgun sequence genome window below encodes:
- a CDS encoding hypothetical protein (Match to EST gb|CF186155.1|CF186155), whose protein sequence is MLSAHSQQPPGQIQHASGSETQHVWPTYYPSGGRTYLLDGSGIFVDPDTGVGLSLWIDPDLQDILGLIKAIWKEGGHISPSHDSISTQILLISPHKSPTLYTYCHPDRLPPGHAHRQSQRRQPPEMGREEPWQVKVMLDRCWVSRCANAGMFLGEDHDWGGCRIGGPLEDVKTQRFPPSARLRPVLEKGVEGKKSQEETDGGDSDDDVAMLPMPTRIPASRSNGSGTLKINGGNVVWLNGNGKQTQQPSQMFTVNSRGNVKSTNHTAAPLKVQPRVSAQPEPPQSQPHSHSHSQPQSQSLSQVPIQPSPQLQPIHPKPTSSTSSTSSLTSTPGAGPSNSNVNANMNSSSTSISTSRPLSRLHPHYARRSSAIAIAKRPAEVVDTVAENDDTPYTSDGEWPEEVQKVVQVDRNSTLGDLAEMFRVEKMMLGPGVREKYLIATFRQKYGTYSLLTWRDLYLSWLHQTGQYAYLLTNIDNSHLRPTDLFNETNLQPFQYSGSSPQTKFMDPSTLSWTDVHMIFEKESEKISKAGLSNEQAGEYLADKYGVYISVTWASYFARWQKQRLSKRDESQSNTPAALPSIPIRITARVGPPSSSAPNRSIPTTTMTGNINANAPRPSSSNRPGRRRKSRSPSSIELSDLSSDNSDDEVSPSGGGGGGGGGGTRSTGIAGNAEYMTNEMMCQIFEKGYKGWEMKGMSRADIAIELEKTVGVYMQGSWQIYYTNWKTKKGRFAYLAKKEKEKGKRRNKEGERAKKDGEKEKEKEREKKNPALFLATRPSGSAAGEFTYSQNLAMTKPPRKRARVLTSKHSFTEDEERAMAAHVVNNGLTTVLPSYLTWQTWSENPEGFPKRTPTSYATHCWKFRDRMESFVAELKGTPDDKRYHGELMKTHTMRGDKVVSDPNDLDVSSEMADELGSEHAGGDAEEEDWFSEE, encoded by the exons ATGCTTTCTGCACATTCCCAGCAGCCACCCGGACAGATTCAACACGCTTCCGGCTCCGAAACACAACATGTATGGCCCACATACTACCCATCAGGCGGCCGGACGTACCTGCTTGACGGCAGTGGAATCTTTGTAGATCCAGACACCGGAGTAGGCCTTTCGTTGTGGATAGACCCGGATTTGCAGGATATATTAGGGCTTATCAAAGCTATATGG AAAGAGGGCGGTCACATCTCACCATCCCACGACAGTATTTCAACACAAATCCTTCTCATATCACCACATAAGTCTCCCACACTCTATACATACTGCCATCCCGACCGGTTACCACCCGGCCATGCACACCGACAAAGTCAACGTAGACAGCCGCcggagatgggaagagaagaaccTTGGCAGGTGAAGGTGATGCTGGATAGGTGCTGGGTCAGCCGGTGCGCGAACGCAGGGATGTTTTTGGGGGAAGATCATGACTGGGGAGGATGTAGAATTGGAGGTCCgttggaagatgtcaaGACGCAAAGGTTCCCCCCGTCCGCGAGATTGCGCCCTGTGTTGGAGAAAGGGGTCGAAGGCAAAAAGAGCCAGGAGGAGACTGATGGAGGGGacagcgatgatgatgtggcGATGCTTCCCATGCCGACAAGGATACCGGCTAGCAGGAGTAATGGGAGCGGGACTTTAAAGATTAATGGAGGGAATGTGGTATGGTTGAACGGGAACGGAAAGCAGACTCAGCAGCCATCACAGATGTTTACCGTGAACTCGAGGGGAAATGTCAAGTCTACGAACCACACTGCTGCGCCGCTGAAAGTACAACCCAGAGTGTCCGCACAACCTGAACCACCACAATCTCAACCACACTCACACTCACACTCACAGCCACAGTCACAATCTCTGTCGCAGGTCCCGATTCAGCCCTCACCTCAACTACAACCTATCCATCCCAAACCAACGTCCTCCACATCGTCTACTTCCTCTCTCACGTCCACCCCTGGTGCAGGCCCTTCCAACTCCAATGTTAATGCCAATATGAATTCCAGCTCAACCTCTATTTCGACCTCTCGTCCCCTTTCACGGCTCCACCCACATTATGCCCGACGGTCTAGTGCGATAGCAATCGCCAAGCGACCAGCCGAGGTGGTGGACACAGTTGCCGAAAACGATGACACACCGTATACTTCGGATGGAGAATGGCCGGAAGAAGTGCAAAAGGTTGTGCAGGTTGATCGGAATTCGACGCTGGGAGATTTGGCAGAGATGTTtagggtggagaagatgatgctCGGTCCGGGTGTGCGAGAAAAGTATCTTATTGCAACCTTTAGGCAAAAG TATGGTACATATTCTCTGCTTACATGGAGAGATTTGTACCTAAGTTGGCTCCACCAAACAGGCCAATACGCCTATCTTCTCACCAACATTGACAATTCTCATTTACGACCTACCGATCTGTTCAACGAGACCAATCTTCAGCCTTTTCAGTACAGCGGTAGCAGCCCTCAAACCAAGTTTATGGACCCATCGACACTCAGTTGGACTGATGTCCATATGATCTTTGAAAAAGAGTCTGAAAAGATCTCAAAGGCAGGACTGAGCAATGAGCAAGCGGGAGAGTACCTTGCGGACAAGTACGGTGTCTATATCTCTGTGACTTGGGCAAGTTATTTTGCCAGATGGCAAAAACAACGTTTGAGCAAAAGAGATGAATCACAGTCCAACACACCGGCGGCACTCCCTTCCATTCCTATCCGCATCACCGCCCGCGTCGGCCCACCATCGTCATCCGCACCTAACCGTTCGATCCCGACAACGACAATGACTGGGAACATAAACGCAAACGCccctcgtccttcttcgtcaaACCGCCCCGGCCGTCGACGCAAGTCACggtctccttcatccatcgAGCTTTCTGATCTGTCATCGGATAACTCGGACGATGAAGTTTCACCCTCggggggtggtggtggtggtggtgggggaGGTACCAGGTCTACAGGGATAGCGGGGAATGCAGAGTACATGACGAATGAGATGATGTGTCAGATCTTTGAGAAGGGGTATAAAGgatgggagatgaagggaatGAGTCGGGCGGATATAGCGATAGAGCTGGAAAAAACG GTGGGAGTGTACATGCAAGGGTCATGGCAAATTTACTATACGAATTGGAAGACGAAAAAGGGCCGTTTTGCCTACCtagccaagaaggagaaggaaaagggaaagagaagaaataaggagggagaaagggcaaaaaaggatggggaaaaggaaaaagaaaaggagcgggaaaagaagaatcCAGCCTTGTTCCTCGCCACACGGCCGTCTGgttctgctgctggtgaaTTCACATACTCTCAAAATCTGGCCATGACAAAACCGCCTCGCAAAAGGGCCAGGGTGCTCACTTCCAAGCACAGCTTtacggaagatgaagagcgGGCCATGGCAGCTCATGTAGTAAATAACGGTCTGACGACAGTGTTGCCTAGTTATTTGACATGGCAAACATGGTCAGAGAATCCCGAGGGT TTCCCAAAGCGGACGCCTACATCCTATGCCACACATTGTTGGAAGTTTAGAGACCGCATGGAGTCGTTTGTAGCAGAGCTGAAAGGCACGCCGGATGACAAGAGATACCATGGCgagttgatgaagacgCATACTATGCGAGGGGACAAGGTGGTCAGTGATCCTAATGATCTGGATGTGTCGAGCGAGATGGCGGATGAGTTGGGGAGCGAGCATGCGGGCGGAGAcgcggaggaagaggattggTTCTCTGAGGAATAA
- a CDS encoding hypothetical protein (HMMPfam hit to Pkinase, Protein kinase domain, score: 140.9, E(): 2.8e-39), which translates to MLHASNLPPIPSQAPLHLNTSGLDSAASSPKQSPASLFIQRLHSSRPTSYETASNSSGGAESSSQGAAGTADLSRMGSLRGGVSFGEAASNLSPQANPGQVNTNTSVGYTPPAASRHPLFSHHALPARPPSFSPAHSISPSFVSDPGPSGPPSPAVSDLSNFSYSAFSPASAFLSHFSSSSSALQLAPDAEGARVKDYTLGKLIGRGGFSTVRKVTLRTSGKVLACKIVKRDDLSDMSGSLEKFEEEIKTWQNLPPHPSLLPLLDMHRTPSATFLFTPYLPGGSLLDMLKREGGSDKTARKWFPGVVSAVSAMHEGFPGFPGGLLHGDLKLDNFLVDHQGKVMVCDFYMAQMVGRQEDRTATIPPPLNAGVNRHSTLPSSFSRGSSRIPSPYRSHNSHTPHRYPNEHHLHENSHAPSPAHTQSFPSASLPYAPPELLRAPPLGPSLAQDIWAVGIVLHALLTGKLPFFDPYDPRLQMKILRGTWEEPPNLGKEWLECLKGCLDGDRERRWTIVKVKQSDAVLGWKEVQSRSKSRSRSRVRIGRGMGMGDGFMDPMRRDGASQPVPIMSSSSLNPRSKKSSSVSRSRDRGHSFQGGVFPGEHGRTPFDHPHTLHLQDPPPPRSRSVSASRSRSSGHRPMFTFDAPELSRNLEQVDLNRGRSTHRGLPPGSTWNLSVPPSSSSSSSLSYARTQGTPSNQGTPVPVPAADPSYSRAASRSRSQSAHKGGGMPPQPAPVQSSGFKGAMPMGFTESGLGTAYNRPAGAAGVAMPVPMMTPNSKSRSRSRHSQQSQASTSPSVSRSRSQARDSPALSAGGGGGHMGWGEPPYSPWAETTPAVTPGLGSGTPLTQARRSGSQFERYEYGQGLGAVHEEDRGRDRGVRSREPSMNREQRDQSRGRKGRPAYRSGESFGRS; encoded by the coding sequence ATGCTGCATGCGTCAAACCTTCCACCAATTCCCTCCCAAGCACCACTGCATCTGAATACTTCTGGTCTTGACAGCGCAGCGAGTTCTCCAAAGCAATCTCCCGCATCTCTTTTCATCCAGCGGCTACATTCGTCGAGACCTACGAGTTATGAGACCGCCTCAAACTCATCAGGAGGAGCCGAGAGCAGTTCGCAAGGAGCGGCAGGGACAGCAGACCTAAGCAGAATGGGGAGTCTCAGAGGAGGAGTCAGTTTTGGTGAAGCGGCGTCCAACTTGTCACCACAGGCCAATCCTGGCCAGGTCAATACAAACACCTCGGTGGGATATACACCTCCTGCAGCGTCTCGCCACCCTTTGTTCTCCCACCATGCTCTACCGGCACGCCCGCCCTCGTTCTCTCCTGCGCATTCCATATCGCCGTCCTTCGTTTCTGACCCAGGTCCGTCCGGCCCACCGTCCCCGGCCGTATCGGATCTCTCCAATTTCTCCTACAGCGCCTTCTCGCCTGCAAGCGCATTCCTCTCCCATTTCAGCTCGTCCAGCTCAGCATTACAACTGGCGCCTGACGCGGAGGGCGCGAGAGTGAAAGATTACACTCTGGGCAAGCtgattggaagaggaggcttCTCAACGGTCAGAAAGGTGACTCTGCGCACCAGTGGAAAGGTTCTGGCTTGTAAGATTGTCAAGAGAGATGACCTGTCAGACATGTCGGGGTCGTTGGAAAAGTTCGAGGAGGAAATCAAGACATGGCAGAACTTGCCCCCACACCCGTCCCTCCTTCCGCTTCTCGACATGCATAGGACGCCGAGCGCAACTTTTCTGTTCACGCCGTATCTTCCCGGCGGGTCCTTGTTGGACATGCTCAAGCGGGAAGGCGGATCAGACAAGACTGCGCGGAAATGGTTCCCTGGTGTGGTCTCAGCTGTATCCGCCATGCATGAGGGCTTCCCCGGGTTTCCGGGCGGGTTACTGCATGGTGATCTCAAGTTGGACAACTTTTTGGTGGATCATCAAGGTAAAGTCATGGTCTGCGACTTTTACATGGCACAGATGGTGGGCAGACAGGAGGATAGAACGGCAACCATCCCGCCGCCGCTTAACGCAGGGGTGAACAGGCACTCGACTTTGCCGAGCAGTTTTTCAAGAGGGTCGTCAAGGATACCTTCTCCCTACCGTAGTCACAATTCTCACACGCCACACCGCTATCCCAACGAACACCATTTACACGAGAACAGCCACGCTCCTAGCCCGGCACATACTCAGTCTTTCCCCTCTGCCTCCCTGCCATACGCACCACCCGAGCTGCTACGTGCACCTCCTTTGGGACCTTCTCTCGCTCAGGATATATGGGCGGTAGGCATCGTCCTTCATGCTCTTTTGACAGGAAAGCTCCCGTTTTTTGATCCGTATGATCCTAGGCTTCAAATGAAGATCTTACGAGGGACGTGGGAGGAACCACCCAACTTGGGTAAAGAATGGCTCGAGTGTCTGAAAGGATGTCTGGACGGGGacagggagaggaggtggacgaTAGTAAAAGTGAAGCAAAGCGATGCGGTCTTGGGTTGGAAGGAAGTGCAGAGCAGGAGCAAGTCGAGGAGTCGGTCAAGGGTCAGAATTGGAAGAGGTATGGGCATGGGTGACGGGTTTATGGATCCAAtgaggagagatggagccAGTCAGCCTGTGCCCATCATGTCGTCTTCATCGCTTAACCCAAGAAGCAAAAAGAGTTCGAGTGTCTCCAGATCAAGAGACAGAGGACACAGTTTTCAAGGTGGTGTATTCCCAGGAGAACATGGCCGAACACCATTCGATCATCCTCATACTCTACATCTCCAAGACCCACCGCCCCCACGTTCTCGGTCAGTCAGTGCATCGCGCTCTAGATCTTCCGGTCACCGCCCAATGTTCACATTCGATGCGCCCGAGTTATCCAGAAACCTCGAACAAGTTGACCTCAACCGCGGTCGGTCCACTCACCGCGGCCTCCCCCCGGGCTCCACTTGGAACCTCTCCGTCCCGCCTAGCAGCTCcagctcatcatccttaTCATACGCTCGTACTCAGGGTACACCCTCCAATCAGGGCACGCCCGTTCCCGTCCCCGCTGCCGATCCGTCATACTCCAGGGCTGCTTCTCGCTCAAGGTCACAGAGCGCACACAAAGGTGGAGGGATGCCACCCCAACCGGCACCGGTCCAGTCTTCAGGATTCAAGGGCGCGATGCCGATGGGTTTCACGGAGAGTGGCTTAGGGACGGCGTATAATCGACCGGCAGGTGCGGCGGGGGTTGCGATGCCGGTACCTATGATGACGCCCAATTCCAAATCACGTTCCAGATCAAGACACTCTCAACAGTCCCAAGCTAGCACATCACCCTCCGTTTCCCGCTCTCGCAGCCAAGCGCGCGACTCACCCGCTCTTTCTgccggcggcggcggcggtcACATGGGTTGGGGCGAACCACCATATAGCCCATGGGCTGAAACCACTCCGGCAGTCACACCCGGTTTGGGTTCTGGTACCCCTCTCACTCAGGCGAGAAGGAGTGGTTCTCAGTTTGAGAGGTATGAATACGGTCAAGGGCTTGGTGCGGTGCATGAGGAAGACAGAGGGAGGGATAGGGGAGTCAGGAGTAGGGAGCCGAGTATGAATAGAGAACAAAGGGATCAGAGTagggggaggaaggggaggcCTGCGTATCGGTCTGGTGAGAGCTTTGGCAGGAGTTGA
- a CDS encoding 60S ribosomal protein L29 (HMMPfam hit to Ribosomal_L29e, Ribosomal L29e protein family, score: 69.4, E(): 9.4e-18), which translates to MAKSKNHTAHNQTRKAHRNKIQRPKTNKYHSLKGVDPKFRRNARYAAQGSAKAIREAKASA; encoded by the exons ATGGCCAAGTCAAAGAACCACACCGCCCACAACCAGACCAGGAAGG CTCACAGGAACAAGATCCAGAGGCCTAAGACTAACAAGTACCACTCTCTTAAGGGTGTTGACCCCAAG TTCCGACGAAACGCCCGATACGCTGCCCAAGGTTCCGCCAAGGCTATCCGAGAGGCCAAGGCTTCTGCATAG
- a CDS encoding hypothetical protein (Match to EST gb|CF186842.1|CF186842; HMMPfam hit to AAA, ATPase family associated with various cellular activities (AAA), score: 292.6, E(): 6.2e-85) → MAPKADWEKYDKKVTDEKEEKIVALDESDIQILKTYGQGPYSLHLKKIENQIKDIQKRVNEKIGVRESDTGLAPANLWDIPADKQRSGRPLQVARCQTIIKAANPPSGDQPLNPQDGAGAGNPEGDRYVISIKQVAKFVVGLGDEVSPTDVEEGMRVGVDQVTYKIMLPLPPKIDPSVTMMQVEERPSITYADVGGCKEQIEKLREVVELPLLEPERFVSLGIEPPKGVLLYGPPGTGKTLCARAVANRTDSTFIRVIGSELVQKYIGEGARMVRELFEMARSKKACIIFFDEVDAIGGARFDDGAGGDNEVQRTMLELINQLDGFDPRGNIKVIMATNRPDTLDPALLRPGRLDRKVEFSLPDNEGRTHILKIHGKSMSVERDIRYDLIARLCPNATGAELKAVATEAGMFAIRARRKVATERDFLDAVEKVIRQGSKFSSTALYAQYN, encoded by the exons ATGGCCCCTAAAGC TGACTGGGAGAAAT ACGACAAGAAGGTCACagacgagaaggaggagaagattgtcg CTCTCGATGAGTCTGATATCCAGATCCTCAAGACATAT GGCCAAGGACCTTATTCCCTTCACctcaagaagattgagaacCAAATCAAGGATATCCAAAAGCGTGTGAACGAGAAGATTGGTGTTCGCGAGTCCGATACTGGGTTAGCACCTGCCAACCTTTGGGATATACCCGCGGATAAGCAGAGGAGTGGAAGGCCGTTGCAGGTCGCTAGGTGTCAGACTATTATCAAGGCCG CCAATCCTCCATCAGGCGACCAGCCTTTGAATCCTCAAGATGGTGCGGGTGCCGGTAATCCGGAAGGAGATCGATATGTCATCTCTATCAAGCAGGTGGCAAAGTTCGTGGTCGGTTTGGGCGACGAGGTGTCACCTACcgatgtggaggagggtATGCGAGTCGG AGTGGACCAAGTAACCTACAAGATTATGCTCCCCTTACCGCCCAAGATCGATCCTTCAGTAACCATGATGCAGGTCGAGGAACGACCATCAATTACTTATGCCGATGTTGGTGGATGCAAGGAACAGATTGAAAAGTTGCGAGAGGTCGTCGAGTTACCCTTATTAGAG CCTGAGCGATTTGTCAGCCTCGGTATTGAACCCCCCAAGGGTGTCCTTCTCTATGGTCCTCCCGGTACCGGTAAAACGCTTTGCGCTCGAGCCGTCGCCAACCGAACCGACTCTACCTTTATACGTGTCATCGGTTCCGAACTTGTGCAAAAGTACATTGGTGAAGGTGCCCGGATGGTGCGAGAACTGTTTGAGATGGCCCGATCGAAGAAGGCGTgtatcatcttctttgatgAAGTCGACGCAATTGGTGGTGCGAGATTTGATGATGGTGCTGGTGGAGACAATGAGGTGCAGCGAACCATGTTGGAGCTGATTAACCAACTGGATGGTTTCGATCCGAGAGGTAACATCAAGGTCATCATGGCCACTAACAG ACCCGACACCCTTGACCctgctcttctccgtcCGGGCCGTCTGGACCGAAAAGTCGAATTCTCCCTCCCTGACAATGAAGGTCGAACACACATTCTCAAAATCCACGGTAAATCAATGTCTGTCGAGCGCGATATCCGATACGACCTCATTGCCCGTCTATGCCCCAATGCGACCGGTGCTGAACTCAAGGCTGTGGCCACAGAAGCCGGCATGTTCGCTATCAgggcgagaagaaaggTGGCGACAGAGAGAGACTTTTTGGATGCTGTTGAGAAGGTTATCAGGCAGGGCAGCAAGTTCTCCAGTACAGCGTTGTATGCGCAGTATAACTAG